One Indicator indicator isolate 239-I01 chromosome 21, UM_Iind_1.1, whole genome shotgun sequence DNA segment encodes these proteins:
- the LYVE1 gene encoding lymphatic vessel endothelial hyaluronic acid receptor 1 has protein sequence MASYFGVTSAVFFIWVMTFMAQNYYIAGSILSPCRITGVGIYLEEKVNFSEANSACNQLNLQLASKDQVEKALNHGFETCSYGWVKDGFVVIPRITSNKKCGKGNIGLVQWNAEPFKTFKVYCFNSSDVQINSCKPDPTSTISPSSSASMELTTYSGSDETENITGVPNMTESEQPMKNQKFRVICVTETILPTEGTTKEMPEKDSVTDSSNNTSHAAFKNDAIVFGGIPTALLVLAVIFFIISVVLSVCYIKKYKKTFPFSKKNQQKEMVETTALKETNSNDKTPEKETKNNGKNVEESKTKPEATVKCLEAEV, from the exons ATGGCATCTTATTTTGGAGTTACCTCAGCAGTGTTTTTCATCTGGGTTATGACATTTATGGCTCAAAATTACTATATAGCAG GTTCCATTCTTTCACCTTGCAGGATCACAGGTGTAGGAATTTATCTTGAGGAGAAAGTGAATTTCTCAGAAGCAAATAGTGCATGCAATCAACTGAATCTACAACTGGCGAGTAAAGACCAAGTTGAAAAGGCTTTGAATCATGGTTTTGAAACCTGCAG CTATGGATGGGTGAAAGATGGATTTGTTGTCATTCCGAGGATAACATCCAATAAGAAATGTGGTAAGGGCAACATTGGACTAGTGCAATGGAATGCTGAACCCTTTAAAACATTTAAGGTCTACTGCTTCAATTCCTCAG aTGTTCAGATTAATTCATGTAAACCAGATCCAACCTCAACCATATCACCTTCATCAAGTGCATCAATGGAATTAACTACATATTCAGGCTCCGATGAGACTGAGAACATCACAGGAGTACCCAATATGACTGAGTCAGAACAGCCCATGAAAAACCAAAAATTTCGTGTGATCTGTGTAACTGAAACTATATTGCCAACAGAGGGGACCACTAAAGAAATGCCAGAGAAAGACTCAGTGACTGACTCTTCTAACAACACTTCCCATGCTGCCTTTAAAAATGATGCCATTGTCTTTGGAG gtaTTCCCACTGCACTTCTTGTACTAGCAGTCATCTTCTTCATTATTTCAGTTGTTCTATCAGTCTGCTATATCAAAAA gTACAAAAAAACCTTCCCATTTTCAAAGAAGAATCAACAAAAAGAAATGGTTGAAACTACTGCTCTCAAAGAGACTAATTCAAATGACAAAACACCtgagaaggaaacaaagaataATGGAAAAAATGTAGAAGAGTCTAAAACCAAGCCTGAGGCCACAGTAAAATGTCTAGAAGCAGAAGTGTAA
- the IRAG1 gene encoding inositol 1,4,5-triphosphate receptor associated 1, translated as MPTLPEDKGQSKEAQHNSSPPAKDTTVGGTTCSTPSIVLPENAVTADVEIDKNLVSRPRSPHRRHSNRATRSPTRSLTSVDNSGHVIDLVNDQLPDVKISEEDKKKNLELLEEAKKVSERFLMRRGRKSRSSLPESPTAASPALSPKVSPVASRSNSLTLPIPSGSEACTTTNIESVSPGQSNRTVKEDERQTAENAAKGLIDRRQNDQRKISQGRLVPRSAGFENSKEKLSEQKENFDPRKYRDTLPKCSPSGGDGGRMSLNTCMNACENELGKSFLKKVKENDVPLRAHLPGPGIGSIDSKQKIPVPEMRDHKVSCKPEFKLCGLRPPLLRAVSWDSLEPGQKDKTPLKLTSEEDKSFVVANKSSNQLKAFKDLQIQVQPVRMQKLTKLREEHILMRNQNLVGLKLPELSEAAEQEKGPSPLPSPTEESKNSSDVTPSIPDVLLRKLRVHKLLPGSSPPLTEKEVENVFVQLSLAFRNDSYTLESRIKQAERERNITEENAEKELENFKAAITSSAHLWHHYEHREAYQKLLEDIAVLRRLAARLSSRAEMVGAVRQEKRMSKATEVMMQYVENLKRTYEKDHAELMEFKKLANQNSSRSYGASEDGVPRASRSMSLTVGKNMPRRRVSVAVVPKFNSLNIPGQSPTASPIPSMPSLSESPSNGRSNLTSTPVLPALLENGKTNGEPDCETSTSVLTHSGLEEINPETKAKIEEAAYNKGYQEGLKKTKELQELKEEDEGTPKESHDEHEESDNEDEIKNLKSSRLEVIINYLHILYPKLCKHWNVVWLVVAAIIIFAVVLGIYHLYNSCDEKSEGPEGKASCSAAHQNSWWNSGFQHEQHTE; from the exons ATGCCAACCTTACCTGAAGACAAGGGACAATCAAAAGAGGCACAACACAACAGTTCTCCACCAGCCAAA GACACTACTGTTGGAGGGACAACATGCAGCACACCTTCTATTGTTCTTCCAGAGAATGCTGTTACAGCAGATGTGGAAATTGATAAAAATCTGGTTAGCAG GCCTCGCAGTCCTCATAGAAGACATTCTAACCGTGCCACTAGGAGTCCAACAAGGTCATTGACTTCTGTTG ACAATAGTGGTCATGTGATTGATCTGGTAAATGATCAGCTACCAGATGTCAAAATATCAGAGGAAGACAAAAAGAAGAATCTTGAATTACTAGAAGAAGCAAAGAAAGTGAGCGAGAGATTTCTAATGCGCAGAGGAAGAAAGTCAAGAAGCAGCCTTCCAGAGTCACCCACAG CAGCTTCCCCTGCACTTAGCCCTAAAGTTTCGCCAGTAGCATCTCGGAGCAACTCTCTAACTCTTCCAATCCCATCAG GTTCTGAGGCATGCACAACTACTAACATTGAGTCAGTATCTCCAGGGCAG AGTAACAGAACTGTGAAAGAGGATGAGAGGCAAACTGCAGAG AATGCTGCAAAAGGATTAATTGATCGAAGACAGAATGATCAAAGAAAGATTTCTCAGGGAAGGTTGGTTCCTCGTTCTGCTGGTTTTGAAAACTCCAAAGAGAAGCTatcagaacagaaagaaaattttgaTCCTCGTAAATATAGGGATACGTTACCTAAATGCTCCCCTTCAGGTGGTGATGGAGGCAGAATGTCTCTTAACACTTGCATGAATGCTTGTGAAAATGAACTTGGAAAATCATTCCTCAAGAAAGTAAAGGAAAATGATGTTCCTTTAAGAGCCCATCTACCAGGACCAGGCATAGGAAGTATAGACTCAAAGCAAAAAATTCCTGTTCCAGAAATGAGGGACCATAAAGTTTCATGTAAACCAGAATTTAAACTGTGTGGATTGAGACCTCCTCTGCTAAGGGCTGTATCATGGGATAGCTTGGAGCCTGGACAGAAAGATAAAACACCTTTAAAATTAACATCTGAGGAAGATAAAAGCTTTGTTGTTGCTAATAAATCCAGCAATCAGTTAAAAGCATTCAAAGACCTTCAGATCCAAGTTCAACCAGTTCGAATGCAGAAATTGAcaaagctcagagag GAGCATATTTTGATGAGAAACCAAAATTTAGTTGGACTTAAACTTCCTGAACTTAGtgaagcagctgaacaggaaaaAG GTCCTTCACCACTCCCTTCCCCCACTGAAGAGTCAAAGAATAGCTCTGATGTCACGCCCAGCATTCCTGATGTATTGCTGCGAAAACTACGAGTGCACAAATTGCTTCCAGGAAG cTCCCCTCCGCTTACTGAAAAAGAAGTTGAG AATGTATTTGTACAACTTTCCTTGGCCTTTAGAAATGATAGTTACACCTTGGAATCTAGAATTaagcaagcagagagagagagaaatattacCGAAGAGAATGCTGAGAAGGAACTGGAAAACTTTAAAGCAGCCATTACG TCTTCGGCTCATTTATGGCATCACTATGAGCACAGAGAAGCTTACCAGAAGCTATTGGAGGATATTGCTGTTCTGCGGCGTTTAGCTGCTAGACTCTCTAGTCGTGCTGAGATGGTTGGAGCTGTTCGCCAG GAGAAGCGTATGTCAAAGGCAACAGAAGTAATGATGCAGTATGTGGAAAACCTGAAAAGAACGTATGAAAAGGATCATGCTGAACTAATGGAGTTCAAGAAACTTGCCAATCAGAATTCTAGTAGGAGCTATGGTGcatctg AAGATGGAGTACCTCGTGCATCTAGATCCATGTCTCTTACTGTTGGAAAG AATATGCCTCGGAGGAGGGTCAGTGTTGCTGTTGTTCCCAAATTTAATTCCTTAAACATTCCTGGTCAGTCCCCAACAGCTTCACCTATACCTTCAATGCCATCCCTG TCTGAATCACCTAGTAACGGAAGGAGCAATCTAACATCTACTCCTGTTCTGCCAGCACTTTTAGAAAA TGGAAAGACTAATGGAGAACCTGACTGTGAAACCTCTACTTCTGTGCTAACACACAGTGGACTGGAAGAGATAAATCCTGAAACTAAAGCCAAGATAGAAGAAGCAGCATATAACAAAGG CTATCAGGAAGGCTTGAAGAAAACCAAAGAACTTCAGGAACTGAAGGAAGAAGATGAAGGGACACCAAAGGAAAGTCATGATGAACATGAAGAAAGTGATAATGAAGATGAGATAAAAAACCTGAAAAGCAG CAGACTTGAAGTCATCATTAATTATTTACATATACTGTACCCCAAACTGTGTAAACACTGGAATGTGGTATGGCTTGTGGTGGCTGCAATAATCATTTTTGCTGTGGTGTTGGGAATCTACCATTTATACAACTCCTGTGATGAAAAATCAGAAGGACCTGAAGGGAAGGCCAGCTGTTCTGCTGCCCATCAAAATTCCTGGTGGAACTCAGGATTTCAACATGAGCAACACACTGAATAA